A single window of Sander lucioperca isolate FBNREF2018 chromosome 22, SLUC_FBN_1.2, whole genome shotgun sequence DNA harbors:
- the si:ch211-183d21.3 gene encoding serine/threonine-protein kinase SBK1, with protein MQDHGGERQVASSLSHSVKASLSLSPSGPGRVGSGGGSPTSKMGYCGGVPVEDMQALAITSLSAADVAKQYEHIRELGKGTYGKVDLVAHRTQGTKMALKFVTKNKTKLKSFLREYSLTGSLGCSPFIIKVLDVLFETEDSYVFGQEYAPAGDLFDIIPPQVGLPEEMVKRCMQQLGLALDFMHSKNLVHRDVKPENVLLFDRECRRIKLADFGMTRRVGSRVKRVSGTIPYTAPEVCRASRAEGFLVTTSLDVWAFGVLVFCMLTGNFPWEAALPADAFYEEFRRWQKAGCPVGTYPSQWRRFTDDALRMFQRLLAAEPEKRCGVKDVFCFVKYELVSELRRRASCRAKRGERSSSGVCTGSCTSSSSATSSRSSHRHPEPSTPPGTSCLRPAPLKRSVLSDPLSPREESGQHQSPGRDKNKSQMMMATAIEICV; from the exons TCTGTCCCACAGCGTCAAGGCGAGcctgtctctttctccatctgGGCCGGGACGGGTGGGCAGTGGCGGGGGCTCCCCTACATCCAAGATGGGCTACTGTGGAGGGGTGCCTGTGGAGGACATGCAGGCCCTGGCCATCACTTCTCTGTCGGCAGCAGATGTAGCCAAACAATATGAGCACATCCGCGAGCTGGGGAAGGGCACGTACGGCAAGGTTGACCTAGTGGCACACCGGACGCAGG gcaccaaaatggcACTGAAGTTTGTTACCAAGAACAAGACGAAGCTGAAGAGTTTCCTGCGGGAGTACAGTCTAACAGGCTCACTTGGCTGCAGCCCCTTCATTATCAAAGTCCTGGACGTGCTCTTTGAGACGGAGGACAGCTATGTGTTTGGACAAGAATATGCCCCCGCTGGGGACCTTTTCGACATCATCCCCCCACAG GTGGGTCTGCCAGAGGAAATGGTCAAACGCTGCATGCAACAACTGGGCTTGGCCCTGGACTTTATGCACAGTAAAAACCTGGTGCATCGGGATGTCAAACCTGAGAATGTGCTCCTATTTGACCGCGAGTGCCGACGCATCAAACTGGCTGACTTTGGTATGACTCGACGCGTGGGAAGCCGTGTGAAACGGGTGAGTGGCACCATCCCCTATACAGCACCAGAGGTGTGCCGCGCTAGCCGTGCTGAGGGTTTCCTTGTGACCACCAGTCTGGATGTGTGGGCGTTCGGGGTTCTGGTCTTCTGTATGCTGACAGGCAATTTCCCCTGGGAGGCAGCGCTGCCGGCCGATGCCTTCTATGAGGAGTTTCGGCGCTGGCAGAAAGCAGGTTGTCCTGTGGGGACGTACCCGTCTCAGTGGCGCCGCTTCACTGATGATGCCTTGCGCATGTTTCAGCGGCTGCTCGCTGCTGAGCCGGAAAAACGCTGTGGAGTCAAGGACGTCTTCTGCTTTGTCAAGTATGAGCTGGTCAGCGAGCTCAGGCGCAGAGCATCTTGCCGAGCCAAGAGAGGTGAGAGGTCAAGTTCGGGAGTGTGCACTGGCAGTTGCACTTCCTCGTCGTCCGCCACTTCATCACGTTCCTCCCACAGACACCCTGAGCCCTCGACCCCTCCAGGAACATCCTGCCTGCGCCCAGCACCACTTAAACGCAGTGTCCTGTCCGACCCGCTATCTCCCAGAGAGGAGTCTGGACAGCACCAGTCTCCAGGCCGAGACAAGAACAAAAGCCAGATGATGATGGCAACTGCCATCGAAATCTGTGTGTGA